CTCTCTTACCGTTAGCTCATTTGGTTGAGGCAAGGGGTAATATTGCTGGTTGTTTTCCATATTTATTTATCTACAATTCTTTACCTGAAAAAGGAGGATATTGATCAGACATATAAGTCATATACAAGTTTACCCTTAAAACCCATCTCATGGTATTTACATTAAATTCATGAGTGGATGAAGGATATTTCCCAGTAAACAAAACAACCCACCATGCAATCATGGAAAGAATTGCGCCCCATAATACTCTGAAAATTAAAATAAACGCGTGAGGGAAAACACAATAAATGAAACCAAAAAATGCTTTTAAAAGCAAAGTTCCACGACTTAAATTTTCTGGATAAGGAATTTCAAGATTGGTAAGTTCATCACTTCCACTTGTATGAAAAGATGGATAACCATCTACCAGGTTGCTCCTTCTTGCATTTAACCTAACTCCCCATTTCATTAAATTCACTTGGTATTCATAGAAACTTTGGGGATATTTTCCAGTAAATAAAATCACCCAAAAAGAAATAAAGGTAATTATGGAAGACCATATTCCATAAAAAAGCATTAAAAACATGTGAGGAAGGGTGATGTAAAAAATTCCAAAAAATGTTCTGAGAAGTAATTCACCTCGTGAATAATCCTCCTGATGAGTAATTGTTAATTTCATATAATTTATGTATTTGAAGTTAATAATACTGTAAATCAACAAAAAAAAATGATAATGATGAAATTATTAAACATCTTTTTTTTAGAAAAAAAATGAAAAGTTATAGACAAGCTTTGATTTTAAACCTATAAATGTACTGGTAAACCCGCCCACAATTTAAATGAAGTTTCCATGGAAGTTGTTAAAGGAACTAACTTTTTCAAAGAATAGGATTTAAAATAACAACTTTTATTGGATCTAATATTAACAATTATTTCTTTTTGCCTAAGGGCTGAAAAAACAGTTAATCTTATTTCAGCTATATTCCCTTTTGCATAATACTTGAACCATTCATCCAAATTATTGTTTAAGCGAATACCATTTATGGCAACAATCTGATCATTAATAATCAATAAAGCATTATCTGCTGGAGAATTTGGGTAAATTGCCTTTACAATTGCTTTATCTCCCTCTTCACTGCATTTAAATCCTAAGTAAGTTTCGTGAAATTTGCCAGTTTCATGCTCTGTTATAGTTAACCCAAGATATTCAAGACACTCAACAAGCATGGGTTTAAAATCAATTGTTGAATAAGCATATTGGTTAATAAAATCATCCATAGGCCTGCCAGCAACTAATGATATTATTTCATAAATATCTTTTTCTGTATAACCTATACCCTTTTTTCCAAAGTCATTGTATAAAATTTGCATTACATTATCCAGGGATTTATTGTTTTCACTTGCTCTTCTTATTATTACATCTAGCATAAAAGCAATTAGGCACCCCTCGGTATATATTGAAACTTTTCGGTTTGGAATGCCCTGCACATATCCATCAAGCCAGGTATCAAAAGAAGATTGAGTAACTGAATAATTAAATCTTCCGGGATTATCAAAATGCTTTTTTAATTGTTGGTTAAATGTTTTGAAAAATTCATCTTCAGAAAATATCCTTGATCGAAACAACATCAAATCTCCATAATAAGTAGTAAATCCTTCAGCCACAAAGCCAAGCTTTGAATAATTTTCTTTTGAAAAATCATAAGGCAGCATTTCTTGAGGCCTAATGTTTTTAATATTCCAGGTATGAAACAATTCGTGTGAACTTATTCCCAATAGCTCGTTGTATAGTTTGTCTTCAAAAATATCATATACTGGTCCAAGCGCTATTACTGTTGAATTTTCGTGTTCCACTCCATGGTACGTTTGATAAGGAAGTATTTGGAATATGAAATGATAATCTTCTACTGGAAAGCCTTTAAACAATGAATATTGCTCATTTACAAAAATGAAAAAATCACTAAATAGTTTAGCCCAATCAGGATTTTTTATTCCTTGCATCCATATATGAAATTCAATACCTTCATAAACAAAGAAATTGTGTTGCAATGTATCAGATGCTATAAAAGGACTGTCTGCTAATTGTTGAAAATTATTAGCCCTGAGTTTTGTTCTGTCAATGCTTTTTAAACCGCTTGCTACCTTATAATTTGCAGGTATTTTCAACTCTATTAAACAGGGTTCATTCATTCTATCGGGAACAAAAAAACAGCAATTAACCGGATTTACATAAAGCTGATGCTCATCCAACCAGGTAGAGCCTGCATTTAATTCTGCAGCATAATAACTGTATTTAACAACAACAGTATGCACCCCTTTTGACTTTACTTTCCAAAGATCTTTATTTACCTTTTGAAATTCCAGGGGTTTGTTTTCTCCATCATATGCATTCCATTTACATATATTTTTTGCAAAATTAGCAAGTTCATATCTTCCTGGTCTCCACGCGGGTAGCTGGAACATCAATTCATCTGAATTCACATTTTCAACAGTAAATTCAATATCAATGAATTGTTGAGAAGTAGAATCGTAAGAAAATAGATATTTCATATGTATATAATTTGTTTTTTTAATCGTAATATGGTATAGCCATTTTATATTCATTAGCGTTTGTGAACGGTTCGTGCATGGCTATTTCATATGTATATAATTTGTTTTTTTAGTTGTCATATGGAATACGCCAGGTTATCTTCATTAGTGTTTGTACACTGTTCGGTGCATGGCTATTTCATATGTATATAATTTGTTTTTTAATTGTCATCCCGATTTATCGGGATAGCCAGGTTATATTCATTAGCGTTTGTGAACGGTTCGTGCATGGCTATTTCATATGTATATAATTTATTCGTTTTTAATTTTTCCTTTAAGGAACTCAAGAATGCTAAAGCATTTGATTTTTAATTGACATCCCGATTTATCGGGATAGCCATGTTATATTCCTTAGAGTTGGTGAACGGTTCGTGCATGGCTATTTTCATATGTATATAATTCGTCTTTTAATTGCTTAGTGTATAGCCAAATATATTCATTCCTGTTTGTATAGGTTGGAATATGGCTATTTCATAAAGTCAATTAACTCAGTTAGAAACTGTTTTGAATTTAATTTTTAATTCTATTAAGCATTAGTCGAATCATTGCTAATTGTATCATAGTTTCACTTGTATCAGTATGATATTCAAAATCTTTACTTAACCTTCTGTAACTTTCA
The nucleotide sequence above comes from Bacteroidota bacterium. Encoded proteins:
- a CDS encoding M61 family metallopeptidase, translated to MKYLFSYDSTSQQFIDIEFTVENVNSDELMFQLPAWRPGRYELANFAKNICKWNAYDGENKPLEFQKVNKDLWKVKSKGVHTVVVKYSYYAAELNAGSTWLDEHQLYVNPVNCCFFVPDRMNEPCLIELKIPANYKVASGLKSIDRTKLRANNFQQLADSPFIASDTLQHNFFVYEGIEFHIWMQGIKNPDWAKLFSDFFIFVNEQYSLFKGFPVEDYHFIFQILPYQTYHGVEHENSTVIALGPVYDIFEDKLYNELLGISSHELFHTWNIKNIRPQEMLPYDFSKENYSKLGFVAEGFTTYYGDLMLFRSRIFSEDEFFKTFNQQLKKHFDNPGRFNYSVTQSSFDTWLDGYVQGIPNRKVSIYTEGCLIAFMLDVIIRRASENNKSLDNVMQILYNDFGKKGIGYTEKDIYEIISLVAGRPMDDFINQYAYSTIDFKPMLVECLEYLGLTITEHETGKFHETYLGFKCSEEGDKAIVKAIYPNSPADNALLIINDQIVAINGIRLNNNLDEWFKYYAKGNIAEIRLTVFSALRQKEIIVNIRSNKSCYFKSYSLKKLVPLTTSMETSFKLWAGLPVHL
- a CDS encoding DUF4389 domain-containing protein, whose translation is MKLTITHQEDYSRGELLLRTFFGIFYITLPHMFLMLFYGIWSSIITFISFWVILFTGKYPQSFYEYQVNLMKWGVRLNARRSNLVDGYPSFHTSGSDELTNLEIPYPENLSRGTLLLKAFFGFIYCVFPHAFILIFRVLWGAILSMIAWWVVLFTGKYPSSTHEFNVNTMRWVLRVNLYMTYMSDQYPPFSGKEL